The Pseudomonas orientalis genome contains a region encoding:
- a CDS encoding MFS transporter, with protein sequence MSHPSQFTLLRTRRFLPFFITQLLGAFNDNIFKQSLILAILYKLSIDGDRSIWVNLCALLFILPFFLFSALAGQFGEKFNKDALIRAIKLGEIVIMAVGATGFLFNHLELMLLALFAMGTHSALFGPVKYSIMPQALHDDELVGGNGLVEMGTFLAILAGTIGAGIMMSSTHYAPVVAVAIVGVAVLGYLASRSIPRAAASTPQLRLDWNIFTQSWATLRMGLGQTPAVSRSIVGNSWFWFVGAIYLTQIPAYAKEWLYGDETVVTLILTVFSVGIALGSMLCEKLSGRKVEIGLVPFGSFGLTVFGLLLWWHSGGFPQNIQANDWLAVLGYGQAWWVLFDILGLGVFGGFYIVPLYALIQSRTAENERARVIAANNILNALFMVVSAIVSILLLSVAKLSIPELFLVVSLLNIAVNTYIFKIVPEFTMRFMIWLLSHSMYRVEHRNLERIPDEGAALLVCNHVSFVDALLIGGAVRRPIRFVMYYKIYRLPVLNFIFRTAGAIPIAGRHEDIQIYEKAFARIAEYLRDGELVCIFPEGKLTGDGQMNEFRGGVTRILEETPVPVIPLALQGLWGSFFSRDPNKGFFHRIWSRVVLVAGEPVRTEDATPAQLQAVVGVLRGSVR encoded by the coding sequence ATGAGCCACCCCTCACAATTCACCTTGCTGCGCACACGGCGTTTCCTGCCGTTTTTCATCACCCAGCTTTTGGGCGCTTTCAACGACAACATCTTCAAGCAGTCGCTGATTCTGGCGATTCTCTACAAGCTCAGCATCGACGGCGACCGTTCCATCTGGGTCAACCTGTGCGCCTTGCTGTTCATCCTGCCGTTCTTCCTGTTCTCGGCGCTGGCCGGGCAGTTTGGCGAGAAATTCAATAAGGACGCGTTGATCCGCGCGATCAAGCTCGGTGAAATCGTGATCATGGCCGTGGGCGCCACCGGTTTTCTCTTCAATCACCTGGAATTGATGCTGTTGGCACTGTTCGCCATGGGCACCCACTCGGCGCTGTTCGGCCCGGTGAAATATTCGATCATGCCCCAGGCCCTGCATGACGATGAGTTGGTCGGCGGCAACGGCCTGGTGGAAATGGGCACGTTCCTGGCGATTCTTGCCGGCACCATCGGCGCGGGCATCATGATGTCGTCCACCCATTACGCGCCGGTAGTGGCCGTGGCAATTGTCGGCGTGGCGGTGCTGGGGTACCTGGCCAGCCGCAGCATTCCACGGGCGGCGGCCTCCACGCCGCAATTGCGCCTGGACTGGAATATCTTCACCCAATCCTGGGCCACGTTGCGCATGGGCCTGGGACAGACCCCGGCGGTGTCGCGGTCCATCGTCGGCAATTCATGGTTCTGGTTCGTCGGCGCGATCTACCTGACGCAGATTCCGGCCTACGCCAAGGAATGGCTGTATGGCGATGAAACCGTCGTGACCCTGATCCTCACCGTGTTCTCTGTGGGGATCGCCCTGGGCTCGATGCTCTGCGAAAAGCTCTCGGGACGTAAAGTGGAGATCGGCCTGGTGCCGTTCGGCTCGTTCGGCCTGACGGTGTTCGGCCTGCTGCTGTGGTGGCATTCCGGCGGCTTCCCCCAGAATATCCAGGCCAACGACTGGCTGGCGGTGCTCGGCTACGGGCAAGCCTGGTGGGTGTTGTTCGATATCCTCGGCCTGGGTGTGTTCGGCGGCTTTTATATCGTGCCGCTGTACGCGCTGATCCAGTCGCGCACCGCCGAAAACGAGCGTGCGCGCGTGATCGCGGCCAACAACATTCTCAATGCACTGTTCATGGTGGTGTCGGCCATCGTCTCGATCCTGCTGCTGAGCGTGGCCAAGCTGTCGATCCCCGAGTTGTTCCTGGTGGTATCGCTGCTCAACATCGCGGTCAATACCTACATCTTCAAGATCGTGCCCGAGTTCACCATGCGCTTCATGATCTGGCTGCTCAGCCATTCCATGTACCGCGTCGAGCACCGCAACCTGGAACGGATTCCGGATGAAGGCGCGGCCTTGCTCGTTTGCAACCATGTATCGTTTGTCGATGCGCTGCTGATTGGTGGCGCAGTGCGTCGGCCGATTCGTTTTGTCATGTACTACAAAATCTACCGCTTGCCGGTGCTCAACTTTATCTTCCGCACCGCCGGGGCGATTCCGATTGCCGGGCGTCACGAGGACATCCAGATCTACGAAAAGGCCTTCGCGCGGATTGCCGAGTACCTGAGGGACGGCGAGCTGGTGTGCATCTTCCCGGAAGGCAAGTTGACCGGGGATGGTCAGATGAATGAGTTTCGCGGTGGCGTGACGCGCATTCTGGAAGAGACGCCGGTGCCGGTGATTCCGCTGGCGTTGCAGGGGCTGTGGGGCAGTTTTTTCAGTCGCGATCCGAACAAGGGGTTCTTTCATCGGATCTGGTCGCGGGTGGTGCTGGTGGCGGGGGAGCCTGTTCGTACAGAGGACGCGACGCCTGCGCAGTTGCAGGCTGTGGTCGGTGTTCTGCGGGGGAGTGTCAGGTAG
- the sugE gene encoding quaternary ammonium compound efflux SMR transporter SugE encodes MSWIILFFAGLFEVGWAVGLKYTDGFSKPLPTVLTVAAMAISLGLLGLAVKELPLGTAYAVWTGVGAVGTVIAGIILFGESMALFRLASVALIICGLIGLKISA; translated from the coding sequence ATGTCCTGGATCATTCTGTTTTTCGCCGGATTGTTTGAAGTCGGCTGGGCCGTCGGCCTTAAGTACACCGACGGCTTCAGCAAGCCACTGCCCACCGTACTCACTGTCGCCGCCATGGCCATCAGCCTTGGCCTGTTGGGGCTGGCGGTGAAAGAATTGCCGTTGGGCACGGCCTACGCCGTATGGACGGGAGTGGGCGCCGTGGGTACGGTGATCGCCGGGATTATTCTGTTTGGGGAGTCCATGGCGTTGTTTCGGTTGGCCAGCGTGGCGTTGATCATTTGCGGGCTGATTGGCCTCAAGATCAGCGCTTAG
- a CDS encoding bile acid:sodium symporter family protein — MRALAALSRFVGNTFAYWVLIFAVVAFLQPSWFLGLKSAIVPLLGLVMFGMGLTLKLEDFAEVARHPWRVALGVVAHFVIMPGVAWLLCQVFHLPPEIAVGVILVGCCPSGTSSNVMTWLARGDLALSVAIAAVTTLLAPLLTPALIWLLASAWLPVSFMELFWSILQVVLLPIVLGVLAQRLLGDRVRHAVDVLPLVSVVSIVIIVAAVVAASQAKIAESGLLIMAVVMLHNSFGYLLGYFTGRLFKLPLAQRKSLALEVGMQNSGLGAALASAHFSPLAAVPSALFSVWHNISGALLSTYFRRMSEKEDRRALEDTPHT, encoded by the coding sequence ATGCGCGCACTCGCCGCCTTGAGCCGCTTCGTCGGCAATACCTTCGCCTACTGGGTGTTGATCTTTGCCGTCGTCGCATTTCTCCAACCCAGCTGGTTCCTCGGCCTGAAAAGCGCCATCGTCCCACTGCTGGGCCTGGTGATGTTCGGCATGGGCCTGACCTTGAAACTCGAAGACTTCGCCGAGGTCGCCCGCCATCCGTGGCGCGTCGCCCTGGGCGTGGTCGCGCATTTTGTGATCATGCCCGGCGTGGCGTGGTTGTTGTGCCAGGTCTTTCACCTGCCGCCGGAAATTGCCGTTGGCGTGATTCTGGTGGGCTGCTGCCCAAGCGGTACGTCATCCAACGTAATGACCTGGCTGGCCCGTGGCGACCTGGCACTGTCGGTGGCGATCGCCGCCGTCACCACCCTCCTCGCCCCGCTGCTCACCCCGGCGCTGATCTGGCTGCTGGCCTCGGCCTGGCTGCCGGTGTCGTTCATGGAGCTGTTCTGGTCGATCCTGCAAGTGGTGCTGCTGCCGATCGTGCTCGGCGTACTCGCGCAACGCTTGCTGGGTGATCGGGTTCGTCATGCGGTCGATGTGCTGCCACTGGTCTCGGTGGTCAGCATCGTGATCATCGTCGCCGCCGTGGTTGCCGCCAGTCAGGCGAAGATTGCCGAGTCGGGCCTGTTGATCATGGCCGTGGTGATGCTGCACAACAGCTTCGGCTACCTGCTCGGCTACTTCACCGGGCGCCTGTTCAAGTTGCCATTGGCGCAACGCAAGTCGTTGGCGCTGGAAGTGGGCATGCAGAACTCCGGGCTCGGCGCCGCATTGGCCAGTGCGCACTTCTCGCCACTGGCGGCGGTGCCCAGTGCGCTGTTCAGCGTCTGGCACAATATTTCCGGGGCGTTGCTCTCGACTTACTTTCGACGCATGAGCGAGAAGGAAGATCGCCGCGCGTTGGAAGATACCCCGCACACTTGA
- the rdgC gene encoding recombination-associated protein RdgC, with protein sequence MWFKNLLIYRLTQDLPVDAEALEAAMATKLARPCASQELTTYGFVAPFGKGEDAPLVHVSGDFLLIAARKEERILPGSVVRDAVKEKVEEIEAEQMRKVYKKERDQIKDEIIQAFLPRAFIRRSSTFAAIAPKQGLILVNSASPKRAEDLLSTLREVIGTLPVRPLTVKTAPTAIMTDWVTTQKPAADFFVLDECELRDTHEDGGIVRCKRQDLTGEEIQLHLTTGKVVTQLSLAWQDKLSFMLDDKMTVKRLKFEDLLQDQAEQDGGDEALGQLDASFTLMMLTFGEFLPALIEALGGEETPQGI encoded by the coding sequence ATGTGGTTCAAGAACCTGCTTATCTATCGCCTGACCCAAGATCTGCCTGTTGATGCCGAGGCGTTGGAAGCGGCCATGGCCACCAAACTGGCGCGCCCGTGTGCAAGCCAGGAACTGACCACCTACGGTTTCGTTGCACCCTTTGGTAAAGGTGAAGACGCTCCCCTGGTCCACGTCAGCGGGGATTTCCTGCTGATCGCCGCGCGCAAGGAAGAACGCATCCTGCCGGGCAGCGTGGTACGCGACGCGGTTAAAGAGAAGGTCGAGGAGATCGAGGCCGAGCAAATGCGCAAGGTCTATAAAAAGGAACGCGACCAGATCAAGGATGAAATCATCCAGGCTTTCCTGCCACGCGCCTTTATTCGTCGCTCGTCGACCTTCGCCGCCATCGCGCCTAAACAGGGCCTGATCCTGGTGAACTCGGCCAGCCCGAAACGCGCGGAAGACTTGCTCTCCACCCTGCGCGAAGTGATCGGCACCCTGCCGGTGCGCCCGCTGACCGTAAAAACCGCACCGACGGCGATCATGACCGACTGGGTCACCACCCAGAAACCGGCAGCCGACTTCTTTGTGCTCGACGAATGCGAACTGCGCGACACCCACGAAGACGGCGGGATCGTGCGCTGCAAGCGCCAGGACCTGACCGGCGAAGAAATCCAGCTGCACCTGACCACCGGCAAAGTCGTGACCCAATTGTCCCTGGCCTGGCAGGACAAGCTGTCCTTCATGCTCGACGACAAGATGACCGTCAAGCGCCTGAAGTTCGAAGACTTGCTGCAGGACCAGGCCGAACAGGACGGCGGCGACGAAGCCCTGGGCCAATTGGACGCCAGCTTTACCCTGATGATGCTGACCTTCGGCGAATTCCTGCCGGCGTTGATCGAAGCACTCGGCGGTGAAGAGACCCCACAAGGCATCTGA
- a CDS encoding amino acid permease has protein sequence MKSNSSERAEQPALQRTLSNRHIQLMAMGGAIGTGLFMGSGKIIALSGTSIILIYMIIGLFVYFVMRAMGEMLLSNLNFKTFADFAGAYLGPRAAFFLGWSYWLSWSVAVIGDAVVVGGFFQYWFPQLPAWIPAIGMLATLFALNVLTVRLFGEVEFWFAIIKIIAVVTLIGVSLVMIASSFVSPSGVTASLGHLVDKQAAFPNGLLGFFAGFQMAIFSFAGTELIGTAAAETRSPEKTLPKAINSIPLRIILFYVLALGCIIAVTSWQQVSPVKSPFVELFLVAGFPAAAGIVNFVVLTSAASSANSGVFSSSRMLFGLANQDNAPGIFRRLSGNSVPLLSLAFTTLLMLVGVLVLFIVPEVMTAFTIVSTVSAILVIFTWSTILASYIAYRKKRPELHAKSAYKMPGGVPMAVLSLAFMGFVLCLLALRPDTRVALMVMPGWFIWLAIAYQLTRSRKPKTTAEPARQFG, from the coding sequence ATGAAATCGAACTCATCAGAGCGGGCTGAGCAGCCTGCGCTGCAGCGCACGCTCAGCAATCGTCACATCCAGTTAATGGCCATGGGCGGAGCCATTGGCACGGGTTTGTTCATGGGCTCCGGAAAGATCATCGCCCTCTCCGGCACCTCGATCATCCTCATCTACATGATCATCGGCCTGTTCGTTTACTTCGTCATGCGCGCCATGGGCGAAATGCTGCTATCGAATTTGAATTTCAAGACCTTTGCGGATTTCGCCGGCGCGTACCTGGGGCCTCGCGCCGCATTTTTTCTCGGTTGGTCGTATTGGCTGAGCTGGAGCGTTGCAGTGATCGGCGATGCCGTGGTCGTGGGCGGCTTTTTCCAGTACTGGTTCCCCCAACTGCCTGCCTGGATACCGGCTATCGGGATGCTGGCGACCCTGTTTGCCTTGAACGTGCTGACGGTCAGGCTTTTCGGTGAGGTCGAATTCTGGTTCGCGATCATCAAGATCATCGCCGTCGTAACGCTTATTGGCGTCAGCCTCGTGATGATTGCCAGCTCGTTCGTATCCCCCAGTGGCGTTACCGCGTCCCTGGGTCACCTGGTGGATAAACAGGCTGCATTCCCGAATGGCTTGCTGGGTTTTTTCGCCGGTTTCCAGATGGCGATATTCTCCTTTGCCGGCACCGAACTGATCGGCACCGCAGCGGCAGAAACCCGATCTCCGGAGAAGACCCTACCCAAGGCAATCAACTCGATTCCGCTGCGAATCATCCTGTTCTACGTGTTGGCATTGGGCTGCATTATTGCCGTGACGTCCTGGCAGCAGGTTTCACCTGTGAAAAGTCCTTTTGTCGAACTGTTCCTCGTCGCAGGCTTCCCCGCAGCAGCCGGCATCGTTAACTTCGTGGTTCTGACATCCGCCGCTTCCTCGGCCAACAGTGGCGTGTTCTCATCCAGCCGTATGCTGTTCGGGCTGGCCAATCAAGACAATGCTCCGGGTATTTTTCGGCGGCTATCGGGCAATAGCGTGCCTCTGCTGAGCCTGGCCTTCACGACATTATTGATGCTGGTGGGTGTACTTGTGCTGTTCATCGTTCCGGAGGTCATGACCGCATTCACCATCGTTTCCACGGTGTCAGCGATTCTGGTGATATTCACCTGGTCGACCATCCTCGCGTCCTACATTGCCTATCGCAAAAAGCGCCCTGAGCTTCACGCTAAATCTGCCTACAAGATGCCGGGCGGCGTCCCAATGGCAGTGCTCTCACTGGCGTTCATGGGCTTCGTTCTCTGCCTGCTGGCATTGAGACCTGACACCCGCGTTGCCTTGATGGTCATGCCCGGATGGTTCATATGGCTGGCCATTGCTTATCAGCTGACACGTAGCAGGAAACCAAAAACCACAGCGGAACCGGCACGTCAATTCGGTTGA
- a CDS encoding ornithine cyclodeaminase: protein MTLFLDVDDAARLFAKIGIRRAIREMATYIEADYLRWAQFDKSPRTANHSANGVIELMPTDDGKQYSFKYVNGHPDNGQQNLLTVMAFGLLADVHSGYPTLLSELTLTTAVRTAATSALVARALARPGATSMALIGNGAQSEFQALAFHEMLGINEIRIFDIDRDASLKLLRNLAAFPTIKVIHADSIQEAVKGAHIVTTVTADKAYATILTPEMIEPGMHINAVGGDCPGKTELHADILRNARVIVEFEPQTRIEGDIQQLEADSPVIEFFRIAQGDVQGRENNEQVTVFDSVGFALEDFSSLRYLQAMAHEHQVGRHIHLVPTPENIKNLFQMLDQQPTKAALLRTAS, encoded by the coding sequence ATGACGCTCTTCCTGGATGTCGATGATGCCGCGCGCCTGTTCGCCAAGATTGGTATCCGCCGGGCAATCCGTGAGATGGCCACCTACATCGAAGCAGACTATTTACGCTGGGCGCAGTTTGACAAGTCGCCGCGCACGGCCAATCACTCCGCAAATGGTGTGATCGAGCTGATGCCTACCGATGATGGCAAGCAGTATTCCTTCAAGTACGTGAATGGCCACCCGGACAATGGTCAGCAGAACCTGCTGACGGTGATGGCATTCGGTCTGCTGGCCGATGTCCACAGTGGCTATCCAACCCTGCTCAGCGAGCTGACACTGACCACTGCTGTGCGTACCGCTGCAACCTCGGCACTGGTCGCGCGTGCGCTTGCCCGTCCTGGGGCAACCTCGATGGCGCTCATTGGCAATGGTGCTCAGAGCGAGTTTCAGGCGCTGGCCTTCCACGAAATGCTGGGCATCAATGAAATTCGCATCTTCGATATTGATCGCGACGCCTCACTCAAGCTGCTGCGCAACCTGGCGGCTTTCCCGACGATCAAAGTGATTCACGCCGACTCCATACAGGAGGCGGTCAAGGGCGCGCACATTGTCACCACCGTTACCGCCGACAAGGCCTACGCGACGATCCTGACGCCCGAGATGATTGAGCCCGGTATGCATATCAATGCCGTCGGCGGCGACTGCCCGGGCAAGACCGAACTGCACGCCGACATCCTGCGCAACGCGCGGGTCATCGTGGAGTTTGAACCTCAAACGCGGATTGAAGGTGATATTCAGCAACTGGAGGCCGACTCACCCGTCATCGAGTTTTTCCGGATTGCGCAAGGCGACGTCCAGGGACGCGAGAACAATGAACAGGTGACGGTATTCGATTCAGTGGGCTTTGCCCTCGAGGATTTCTCATCGCTTCGCTACCTGCAGGCGATGGCGCACGAACATCAAGTCGGCCGGCACATCCACCTGGTACCCACGCCTGAAAATATAAAAAACCTGTTCCAGATGCTTGATCAGCAACCCACCAAAGCCGCCCTTCTGCGCACGGCCAGTTGA
- a CDS encoding histone deacetylase family protein, with the protein MFTVFSDSHRLHHGTELKDGVLKPSFEQPSRADTVYNRVKQTGLGRIVEPRVFDRSCYVNAHSERYVSFLESAWSQWCATGRTHDALPLVWPVRDLANDQVPTFIDGKLGFFAMDAGSPITATTWQAVKTSADIALTGLALIDEGHDSAFALCRPPGHHAAREYMGGYCYLNNAAIAAQQAITQGAKRVAVLDVDFHHGNGTQNIFYPRNDVLFVSLHGEPAVSYPYYSGFSDEIGAGHGEGFNLNYPLPKNTAWERYRDALLHACGKLQQFAPEVLVISLGVDTFKDDPISHFLLESEDFIGIGELIASVGCPTLFVMEGGYMVDEIGINAVNVLHGFESKRA; encoded by the coding sequence ATGTTTACAGTTTTCAGTGATTCCCACCGTCTGCACCATGGCACCGAGTTGAAGGATGGCGTGCTCAAGCCGTCGTTTGAGCAGCCCAGTCGGGCCGACACCGTTTACAACCGTGTCAAGCAAACAGGCCTTGGCCGGATAGTCGAACCGCGCGTGTTTGACCGCTCGTGTTACGTCAACGCCCACAGCGAACGCTACGTGAGCTTCCTGGAAAGTGCCTGGTCGCAGTGGTGCGCCACAGGACGCACCCATGACGCCCTGCCACTGGTATGGCCTGTACGTGACTTGGCCAACGATCAAGTGCCGACGTTCATTGACGGCAAACTCGGTTTCTTCGCAATGGATGCCGGCTCGCCAATCACCGCCACGACCTGGCAGGCCGTCAAGACCAGTGCCGATATCGCCCTGACGGGGCTGGCACTTATCGACGAAGGCCACGACAGTGCCTTTGCCCTGTGTCGTCCGCCGGGCCATCACGCGGCGCGTGAATATATGGGGGGCTACTGCTATCTCAACAATGCGGCCATTGCTGCACAGCAGGCAATCACTCAGGGCGCCAAACGTGTCGCGGTACTCGACGTCGATTTTCATCACGGCAACGGTACCCAGAACATTTTTTACCCGCGCAACGACGTGCTGTTCGTCTCGCTGCACGGCGAGCCGGCCGTGTCCTATCCCTACTATTCGGGGTTCAGCGATGAAATCGGCGCCGGTCACGGCGAAGGGTTCAACCTCAACTATCCATTGCCGAAAAACACCGCCTGGGAACGCTACCGCGACGCCCTGCTTCATGCCTGCGGAAAACTTCAGCAGTTCGCGCCAGAAGTATTGGTGATCTCACTGGGCGTCGACACTTTCAAGGACGACCCGATCAGTCACTTCCTTTTGGAAAGCGAGGACTTCATCGGGATCGGCGAGCTGATAGCGAGTGTGGGTTGCCCCACCCTCTTCGTGATGGAAGGCGGCTACATGGTCGATGAAATCGGCATCAATGCGGTGAACGTACTGCATGGCTTCGAGAGCAAACGCGCCTGA
- a CDS encoding Lrp/AsnC family transcriptional regulator, with the protein MKKNISRRISLDETDLAILELLQEDASISNAELSERLSLSLTPCWRRRKRMEEAGVIKGYQATLDRRMLGLDIMAFVHIRFSTHADHAPDAFEAVIAQLPQVLACHKITGDADYVLQVLAEDLDSYSDFIEQVLRRQVGIASIQSSLALREIKTGSRIAIPKLSKG; encoded by the coding sequence ATGAAGAAAAATATATCCAGGCGCATCAGCCTCGACGAGACCGATCTGGCCATTCTTGAGTTGTTGCAGGAGGACGCGAGCATTTCCAATGCCGAACTCAGTGAGCGGCTTTCATTGAGCCTCACGCCTTGCTGGCGGCGGCGCAAGAGAATGGAAGAGGCGGGCGTGATAAAGGGTTATCAGGCAACGCTGGATCGAAGAATGCTCGGGCTGGATATCATGGCGTTCGTGCACATCCGCTTTTCCACCCATGCCGATCATGCGCCGGACGCCTTCGAGGCAGTGATTGCGCAATTGCCGCAAGTATTGGCCTGCCACAAAATCACCGGAGACGCCGATTACGTGCTTCAAGTGTTGGCAGAGGATCTCGATAGCTATAGCGACTTTATCGAGCAAGTGCTGAGGCGCCAGGTCGGTATTGCGTCTATTCAGTCGAGTCTGGCGTTGCGTGAAATCAAGACCGGTAGTCGCATTGCCATACCCAAATTGAGCAAGGGTTAA
- a CDS encoding GNAT family N-acetyltransferase, with protein MSPAYLYRPATAADLPAAHALSVHLKWPHREEDWAMVQRTSEGFVAEQDGVLAGVAFACHQGAYSSIGLVIVSHEHRSKGIGRRLMNLCLDTVGPRTPILNATESGAPLYASMEFVEFARIQQHQGVPQMPEPLPASRHALCRVLNRADYPKVIELANAGSGLDRTEVLNDLLPRAEHVVGIEVEGHLQGCALLRQFGRGHLIGPVVAHHPEQARHLITHLLRLIPGAFVRLDIPNACGLGDWLESLGLPCVDNAPRMVRGVPPRSSAGVTEFALVTQAIG; from the coding sequence GTGAGTCCCGCTTACCTGTATCGCCCGGCAACCGCCGCCGACCTGCCCGCCGCCCATGCTCTCTCCGTGCACCTCAAATGGCCGCATCGCGAGGAAGACTGGGCGATGGTGCAGCGCACATCCGAAGGCTTCGTCGCCGAACAGGACGGTGTCTTGGCAGGCGTCGCATTCGCCTGTCATCAGGGGGCCTATTCGTCCATCGGCCTGGTGATCGTCAGTCATGAGCACCGGAGCAAAGGCATCGGACGGCGCTTGATGAATTTGTGCCTGGACACCGTGGGCCCGCGCACGCCGATCCTCAATGCCACCGAGTCAGGCGCGCCGCTGTACGCCAGCATGGAATTCGTTGAATTTGCACGTATTCAGCAACATCAGGGCGTGCCGCAGATGCCAGAGCCCTTGCCCGCGAGCCGCCACGCGCTATGTCGCGTATTGAACCGGGCCGACTACCCGAAGGTGATCGAACTGGCCAACGCCGGCAGCGGCCTGGACCGCACCGAGGTACTCAACGACCTGCTGCCGAGGGCTGAACACGTGGTGGGCATCGAGGTAGAGGGACACCTGCAGGGATGCGCACTGCTACGCCAATTTGGTCGCGGCCACCTCATTGGCCCCGTCGTCGCGCACCACCCGGAGCAGGCCCGACACTTGATCACTCACCTTCTTCGGTTGATCCCGGGCGCGTTCGTGCGTTTGGATATTCCCAACGCATGCGGGTTGGGGGACTGGCTGGAGAGCCTGGGGCTGCCGTGTGTGGATAACGCGCCACGGATGGTGCGCGGTGTGCCGCCCCGATCAAGCGCCGGGGTCACCGAGTTTGCGCTGGTGACCCAGGCGATCGGCTGA
- a CDS encoding catalase family protein: MMIRSPYDRPSLLARLWLRIGGFLGKTLLWLVGLGLLGWLGASAWYAWQHSGPVSPDEQIPPGEAAMTQGIIQTAVRIVDQHREGTRYLRDAHAKAHGCVKAEVSVLADLDPALRQGVFATPGKTWQAMMRLSNGNAYPQFDSIRDARGMAIKLLDVPGKQLMADQQARTEQDFVMFSHPNFFVSDVAEYAQNIGAQADGKKVLAFFPKADPRTWQIRHLFIALATLAPAPASPTQTTYFSVSPYKFGAANAKFRVAPDPQSCPEYVQPKQNQDLPNFLRSALNQQLSTDRVPACFVLQIQRQNPQTFMPIEDTSIEWKESDAPFETVARVRVPAQDFDTPALNLACDNQSFNPWFGVAEHRPIGGINRLRKAVYEAVSDYRHSRNAP; this comes from the coding sequence ATGATGATTCGATCCCCCTATGACCGCCCCTCCCTGCTCGCCCGCCTCTGGCTGCGCATTGGCGGGTTTCTCGGCAAAACCCTGCTGTGGCTGGTGGGTCTCGGCCTGCTCGGTTGGCTCGGCGCCAGCGCGTGGTACGCCTGGCAGCACAGCGGCCCGGTGTCGCCGGATGAGCAGATTCCGCCCGGCGAAGCCGCCATGACCCAGGGCATCATCCAGACCGCCGTGCGCATCGTCGACCAGCACCGCGAGGGCACGCGCTACCTGCGCGATGCCCACGCCAAGGCCCATGGTTGTGTGAAGGCCGAAGTCAGCGTGCTCGCCGACCTCGATCCGGCGCTACGCCAGGGCGTGTTCGCAACGCCGGGTAAAACCTGGCAGGCGATGATGCGGCTGTCCAATGGCAATGCCTACCCGCAATTCGACAGCATCCGCGATGCCCGCGGCATGGCCATCAAGCTGCTGGACGTCCCCGGCAAACAGCTGATGGCCGATCAGCAAGCGCGCACCGAGCAGGACTTCGTGATGTTCAGCCACCCGAACTTCTTCGTCAGCGACGTGGCCGAATATGCGCAGAACATTGGCGCCCAGGCGGATGGCAAAAAAGTGCTGGCATTCTTCCCCAAGGCCGACCCGCGCACCTGGCAGATACGCCACCTGTTCATCGCCCTGGCCACCCTCGCCCCTGCCCCGGCCAGTCCGACGCAGACCACCTACTTCTCGGTTTCGCCCTACAAGTTCGGTGCGGCCAACGCCAAGTTCCGCGTCGCCCCCGACCCGCAAAGCTGCCCCGAATACGTGCAGCCCAAACAGAACCAGGACCTGCCGAACTTCCTGCGCAGCGCGCTCAATCAACAACTGTCCACCGACCGCGTACCGGCGTGCTTCGTGTTGCAGATCCAGCGACAGAACCCGCAGACATTCATGCCCATCGAAGACACCAGCATCGAATGGAAGGAAAGCGATGCGCCTTTTGAGACCGTGGCCAGGGTGCGGGTCCCGGCGCAGGACTTCGACACGCCCGCGCTGAATCTCGCCTGCGACAACCAGTCATTCAACCCCTGGTTCGGCGTGGCAGAACACCGCCCCATCGGCGGCATCAACCGCCTGCGCAAGGCGGTGTACGAAGCGGTCAGCGATTATCGCCACAGCCGCAATGCGCCGTAG